A single region of the Neotabrizicola shimadae genome encodes:
- a CDS encoding flavin-dependent oxidoreductase yields MILIAGAGIAGLTLGLTLHQLGLPFRIYERVAGLRPLGVGINIQPNAVRELFDLGLEAELDRIGIRTRQYGFYTKTGLPIWVEPRGLAAGYAWPQFSLHRGQFQMLLLKALQDRAGEVVETDAAVAGFETDDRSATLILTDGRRVSGDLAIAADGIHSAIRKQMVPHEGEPIWNGAIMWRGTSPGRHFLGGNAMFLAGHDTQRFVAYPLTPEDPETGLATINWIAEMRVDPARVLAKGDWNRPADKADFLPAFQGWDFGWVDCPGLIRASGVVYEYPMVDREPLPSWTQGCVTLMGDAAHATYPVGSNGATQAIIDARKLGAAVRDHGTTRDALLAYEAVMRPRAEGILRANRGKGPDAVMQMVEDLCGGVFDDLEPILPRAKLAAHAEHYKRLSGFSVEVLNGQPPIIGAMEVVA; encoded by the coding sequence ATGATCCTGATTGCCGGGGCAGGCATTGCCGGACTGACCTTGGGGCTGACCCTGCACCAGCTGGGCCTGCCCTTCCGCATCTACGAACGGGTGGCCGGCCTTCGCCCCCTGGGCGTCGGGATCAACATCCAGCCCAATGCCGTCCGAGAGCTCTTCGACCTGGGACTGGAGGCTGAACTTGACCGGATCGGCATCCGCACCCGGCAGTACGGCTTCTACACCAAGACCGGCCTGCCCATCTGGGTCGAGCCGCGCGGGCTGGCCGCGGGCTATGCCTGGCCGCAATTCTCGCTGCATCGCGGACAGTTCCAGATGCTGCTCCTGAAGGCGTTGCAGGACCGGGCGGGCGAGGTGGTCGAAACGGATGCGGCTGTTGCCGGGTTCGAAACGGATGATCGGAGCGCAACGCTGATCCTGACCGATGGCAGGCGGGTTTCCGGCGATCTGGCCATCGCCGCCGACGGCATCCATTCGGCAATCCGCAAGCAGATGGTGCCACATGAAGGGGAACCGATCTGGAACGGCGCCATCATGTGGCGCGGCACCTCGCCCGGCCGGCATTTTCTGGGCGGCAATGCCATGTTCCTCGCCGGCCATGACACCCAGCGGTTTGTGGCCTATCCCCTGACGCCCGAAGACCCGGAGACGGGCCTCGCCACGATCAACTGGATTGCCGAGATGCGGGTGGACCCTGCCCGCGTGCTTGCCAAGGGCGACTGGAACCGCCCGGCCGACAAGGCGGATTTCCTGCCGGCCTTCCAGGGCTGGGATTTCGGCTGGGTCGATTGCCCCGGCCTGATCCGCGCGTCGGGGGTGGTCTATGAATACCCGATGGTCGACCGCGAGCCGCTTCCCTCCTGGACGCAAGGCTGCGTCACGCTGATGGGCGATGCTGCCCACGCCACCTATCCGGTCGGCTCGAACGGCGCGACACAGGCGATCATCGACGCCCGAAAGCTTGGCGCAGCGGTCCGCGATCACGGGACCACCCGCGACGCCCTTCTGGCCTACGAGGCCGTGATGCGCCCAAGGGCAGAGGGCATTTTGCGCGCCAACCGCGGCAAGGGCCCGGACGCGGTGATGCAAATGGTCGAGGACCTGTGCGGCGGCGTGTTCGACGATCTGGAACCGATCCTGCCGCGCGCAAAACTTGCCGCCCATGCGGAGCACTACAAGCGGCTGTCGGGCTTTTCGGTCGAGGTGCTGAACGGCCAACCGCCAATCATCGGAGCCATGGAGGTGGTCGCATGA
- the glpD gene encoding glycerol-3-phosphate dehydrogenase, whose protein sequence is MTATDLFIIGGGINGCGIARDAAGRGLSVVLAEQGDLAQATSSASTKLFHGGLRYLEYFEFRLVREALHERETLLVAMPHISWPMRFVLPLHQDMRFDSETPTSRLLSFVMPWMKGRRPAWLIRLGLFLYDAMGGRKILPATRSVDLATDPAGKPLKPGFHKAYEYSDCWVQDSRLVVLNARDAQARGARILTRTRVSSAQREGDLWRVETEGPDGPATHFARALVNAGGPWVEDVIRNVARINSSEGVRLVRGSHIVTRRLFDHDRCYFFQGSDGRIIFSIPYEGDFTLIGTTDKDHTAAPSEARCTDEERDYLCAFASQYFARPVTPADVVWTYSGVRPLYNDGAKSATAATRDYVLSLDTTGAPLLNVFGGKITTYRRLAEHAMEKLCPVLGAKAGPWTARVALPGGDFPTDGVPALIAGLRRDYPFLDDFWAGRLVRAYGTEARAILGPAKTAADLGRAFGATLTEAELRWLMSREYAVEAADVVWRRSKLGLRLTAEEIAAIGSFMATERDRLSAS, encoded by the coding sequence GTGACGGCGACAGATCTCTTCATCATCGGTGGCGGCATCAACGGCTGCGGCATCGCCCGCGATGCCGCGGGCCGTGGCCTTTCCGTCGTTCTTGCCGAACAGGGCGATCTGGCCCAGGCCACCTCCTCGGCCTCGACCAAGCTCTTTCACGGCGGCCTGCGCTATCTCGAATACTTCGAATTCCGCCTCGTGCGCGAGGCGCTGCACGAACGCGAGACGTTGCTCGTCGCCATGCCGCATATCTCCTGGCCCATGCGCTTTGTCCTGCCGCTGCACCAGGACATGCGCTTCGACAGCGAAACCCCGACCTCGCGGCTTCTCAGCTTCGTCATGCCCTGGATGAAGGGCCGCCGCCCGGCCTGGCTCATCCGGCTTGGCCTGTTCCTCTACGACGCGATGGGGGGCCGGAAAATCCTGCCCGCCACCCGATCGGTCGATCTTGCCACAGACCCCGCCGGCAAGCCGCTGAAGCCGGGGTTCCACAAGGCCTACGAATACTCCGACTGCTGGGTCCAGGACTCGCGCCTTGTCGTGCTGAACGCCCGCGACGCCCAGGCGCGCGGCGCCCGCATCCTGACGCGCACCCGCGTCAGCTCGGCGCAGCGCGAAGGCGATCTCTGGCGCGTGGAAACCGAAGGCCCGGACGGCCCCGCCACCCATTTCGCCCGTGCGCTGGTCAATGCGGGAGGGCCATGGGTCGAAGATGTGATCCGCAACGTCGCGCGCATCAACTCCAGCGAGGGCGTCCGCCTCGTCCGCGGCAGCCATATCGTCACGCGGCGGCTCTTCGATCACGACCGCTGCTATTTCTTCCAGGGCTCCGATGGCCGCATCATCTTTTCCATCCCCTACGAAGGCGATTTCACACTGATCGGCACCACCGACAAGGATCATACCGCCGCCCCCTCCGAGGCGCGCTGCACCGATGAGGAACGCGACTATCTCTGCGCCTTCGCCAGCCAGTATTTCGCCAGGCCCGTCACCCCGGCCGATGTGGTCTGGACCTATTCCGGCGTGCGCCCGCTTTACAATGACGGCGCCAAGTCGGCCACGGCGGCAACGCGCGACTACGTCCTCAGCCTCGACACCACGGGCGCACCGCTCCTGAACGTCTTTGGCGGCAAGATCACCACCTACCGCCGCCTTGCCGAACACGCGATGGAAAAGCTCTGCCCGGTGCTGGGCGCCAAGGCCGGCCCCTGGACCGCCCGGGTTGCGCTTCCCGGCGGCGATTTCCCGACGGATGGCGTGCCCGCGCTCATTGCCGGCCTGCGCCGCGACTATCCCTTCCTCGATGACTTCTGGGCCGGCCGCCTCGTGCGCGCCTATGGCACCGAGGCGCGCGCGATCCTTGGCCCCGCGAAAACCGCCGCCGACCTCGGCCGCGCTTTCGGTGCCACCTTGACCGAAGCCGAATTGCGCTGGCTCATGTCACGGGAATATGCCGTCGAAGCCGCCGATGTGGTCTGGCGCCGCTCCAAACTCGGGCTGCGCCTCACCGCCGAAGAGATCGCCGCCATCGGCAGCTTCATGGCCACGGAACGCGACAGGCTGTCCGCCAGCTAG
- a CDS encoding FAD-binding protein — protein sequence MKTNWGGNLRYGASGFRRAGSVAEVQDIVAASDRLRVLGSRHSFSDIADTAGIHLSLEDMGGIEAIDPERRKVTVGGGIRYADLARGLQAQGWALANMASLPHISVAGAVVTATHGSGSGIGNLATAVAAIEFVTGRGEVLRLARGEDAFAGAVVNLGALGVMVRLTLDIEPTYDVRQTVYLGLSHDVLAEAFEAVFAAGTSVSVFTGWQGARAHAVWVKDRVRAAGAPPNEIFGARAAEAAQHPLPGAPAESCTVQMGVAGPWHERLPHFRPDVVPSNGAEIQAEYFLPRDRARQAIAVLRRHGDRLAPVLMVSEVRTVAADGLWLSPSRGEPYFGLHFTFRRDWEAIRAVLPALEADLAPLGAVPHWGKVTTMAPEQIAARYPRMAEFRDLVAAHDPAGRLRNGFVERMVFGRAG from the coding sequence ATGAAGACGAACTGGGGCGGCAACCTGCGATATGGCGCGTCGGGGTTTCGGCGCGCCGGATCGGTGGCCGAAGTGCAGGACATCGTCGCGGCCAGCGACCGGCTGCGGGTGCTGGGCTCGCGGCACAGTTTCAGCGACATTGCCGATACCGCAGGCATCCACCTTTCGCTGGAGGATATGGGCGGCATCGAGGCGATTGACCCGGAGCGACGCAAGGTCACCGTGGGCGGGGGGATCCGCTATGCCGATCTGGCGCGCGGGTTGCAGGCGCAGGGCTGGGCCTTGGCCAACATGGCCTCGCTGCCGCATATCTCGGTCGCCGGGGCGGTTGTGACGGCGACGCATGGGTCGGGCTCTGGCATCGGGAACCTGGCCACGGCGGTGGCGGCGATCGAGTTCGTGACGGGGCGCGGCGAGGTGCTGCGGCTGGCGCGCGGGGAGGATGCCTTTGCCGGGGCGGTGGTGAACCTGGGGGCTTTGGGCGTCATGGTGCGCCTGACGCTGGACATCGAGCCGACCTATGATGTGCGGCAGACGGTTTACCTTGGGCTGTCGCATGACGTTCTGGCCGAAGCCTTCGAGGCAGTGTTCGCTGCGGGAACCAGCGTCAGCGTGTTCACCGGCTGGCAGGGCGCGCGGGCCCATGCCGTCTGGGTGAAGGACCGGGTGCGGGCGGCCGGCGCACCGCCGAACGAGATCTTCGGGGCGAGGGCCGCGGAGGCGGCGCAGCACCCCCTGCCCGGCGCGCCGGCCGAGAGTTGCACGGTGCAGATGGGGGTTGCGGGGCCGTGGCACGAACGGCTGCCGCATTTCCGGCCCGATGTGGTGCCGAGCAATGGCGCGGAAATCCAGGCGGAGTATTTCCTGCCGCGCGACAGGGCGCGGCAGGCGATTGCGGTCCTGCGGCGGCATGGCGACCGGCTGGCGCCGGTGCTGATGGTGTCGGAGGTTCGGACGGTGGCGGCCGACGGGCTGTGGCTGAGCCCGAGCCGGGGCGAGCCCTATTTCGGGCTGCATTTCACCTTTCGCCGGGATTGGGAGGCGATCCGCGCGGTGCTGCCGGCGCTGGAGGCCGATCTGGCGCCGCTGGGGGCGGTGCCGCATTGGGGCAAGGTCACGACCATGGCGCCGGAGCAAATCGCGGCGCGCTATCCGCGGATGGCCGAGTTCCGCGATCTGGTGGCGGCGCATGATCCGGCGGGGAGGTTACGCAACGGGTTTGTGGAGCGGATGGTGTTCGGCCGGGCGGGCTAG
- a CDS encoding TetR/AcrR family transcriptional regulator, producing MADIAAAAEVSAPTLFNYFGSKDGILIAMISEGTREARERDRGQQWQDGADLVSLVVALFLRVSSRTLDVAGKRVWRHAEAAAIRQPDTALSREYRNVSDALKMFLAGFLSELDLQTRAGRDCPPEFLAELLIDRWMPCFIQLITSEERTLAEHEAVLQAQFAPLIRLLFTDACVDHPRRKESRA from the coding sequence ATGGCCGACATCGCCGCAGCCGCGGAGGTGTCCGCGCCGACCCTCTTCAACTATTTCGGATCGAAGGACGGGATCCTCATCGCGATGATCTCGGAGGGGACCCGGGAAGCACGCGAACGCGACAGGGGCCAGCAATGGCAGGACGGGGCCGATCTGGTCAGCCTGGTCGTCGCCCTGTTCCTTCGCGTGTCGTCGCGAACCCTGGATGTGGCGGGGAAACGTGTCTGGCGCCATGCGGAAGCCGCGGCCATCCGGCAGCCCGACACCGCCCTGTCGCGCGAGTACCGAAATGTCTCCGACGCCTTGAAGATGTTCCTCGCCGGGTTCCTGAGCGAGCTTGACCTGCAGACAAGGGCCGGGCGCGACTGCCCGCCCGAGTTCCTGGCCGAGCTGCTGATCGATCGCTGGATGCCCTGCTTCATCCAGTTGATCACATCTGAAGAGCGGACCCTGGCCGAACACGAGGCCGTTCTGCAGGCGCAGTTCGCGCCTCTCATCCGGTTGCTTTTCACCGATGCCTGCGTCGATCATCCCCGGCGGAAGGAGTCGCGGGCGTGA
- a CDS encoding DUF3237 family protein has protein sequence MPPDVPVEDITSLGARTSPGQPMVRRACVIRADLGPALEFATGNGKVRAMFPIEGGVARGAGWSARILPGGADFAVLLPDGAYEIEARYCLELDDGTPIMVTNAGRMVPQPDGSYAGRTRAVLEVADGPHRALGDAVYFGTALAEAGDEAHVYIELWEAPV, from the coding sequence ATGCCGCCTGACGTTCCGGTCGAGGACATCACGTCACTTGGCGCCCGAACTTCGCCGGGTCAGCCAATGGTCCGGCGGGCCTGCGTGATCCGCGCCGATCTTGGGCCGGCCTTGGAGTTTGCCACGGGCAACGGCAAGGTCCGCGCCATGTTTCCCATCGAAGGGGGCGTGGCGCGCGGCGCCGGTTGGTCGGCGCGCATCCTTCCCGGTGGTGCGGATTTTGCCGTCCTGCTGCCCGATGGCGCCTACGAGATCGAGGCCCGCTATTGCCTGGAGCTCGACGACGGCACCCCCATCATGGTCACCAATGCCGGTCGCATGGTCCCGCAACCCGATGGCAGCTATGCCGGCCGCACACGGGCTGTCCTTGAGGTTGCCGACGGGCCGCACCGGGCCCTGGGGGATGCCGTCTATTTCGGCACGGCACTGGCCGAAGCCGGCGACGAGGCGCATGTCTATATCGAGCTATGGGAGGCGCCCGTCTGA
- a CDS encoding DeoR/GlpR family DNA-binding transcription regulator, with product MALSFRQTEILDIAKAEGRVVVEDLARRFDVTLQTIRRDLTELSDSGLLDRVHGGAVLRTGVANIGYEERRRMHDAAKAAIARACAAAVPDNSSLILNLGTTTEAVARELLSHRNITVITNNMNVANILVANPSCEVIVAGGALRRSDGGLVGELTTQFFEQFKVDIAVIGCSALDGDGDLLDFDLAEVRVSKAIIRQARRVFLVADHSKLGRSAPARLASLSELDCLFTDRPLPEDLARRCVDWGTGVVVAPE from the coding sequence GTGGCCCTGAGCTTTCGGCAAACCGAGATTCTGGACATTGCCAAGGCCGAGGGGCGCGTGGTGGTGGAGGATCTGGCGCGGCGGTTCGACGTGACCTTGCAGACCATCCGCCGCGACCTGACCGAGTTGTCCGACAGCGGCCTTCTGGACCGGGTGCATGGCGGGGCGGTGCTGCGCACGGGTGTGGCGAACATCGGCTATGAGGAGCGGCGGCGGATGCATGACGCCGCCAAGGCGGCGATTGCCCGGGCCTGCGCTGCGGCGGTGCCGGACAACAGCTCGCTGATCCTGAACCTTGGGACGACGACCGAGGCGGTGGCGCGGGAGCTGCTGTCGCATCGCAACATCACCGTCATCACCAACAACATGAATGTGGCCAACATCCTGGTGGCAAACCCGTCCTGCGAGGTGATCGTGGCGGGCGGCGCACTGAGGCGCAGCGATGGCGGGCTGGTGGGTGAGCTGACCACGCAGTTCTTTGAACAGTTCAAGGTGGACATTGCGGTGATCGGCTGTTCGGCGCTGGATGGCGACGGGGATCTGCTGGATTTCGACCTGGCCGAGGTGCGGGTGTCGAAGGCGATCATCCGGCAGGCGCGGCGGGTCTTTCTGGTGGCGGACCATTCGAAGCTGGGCCGGTCGGCCCCGGCGCGGCTGGCCTCGCTGTCGGAGCTGGACTGCCTGTTTACCGACCGCCCGCTGCCCGAGGATCTGGCGCGGCGCTGCGTCGACTGGGGGACCGGGGTGGTTGTGGCTCCGGAGTAA
- a CDS encoding DUF3237 domain-containing protein, which produces MTHFAEFRVQVGSPVILGNDGFGEARIVPILGGTVSGPGLVGTILPGGADEQRIRADGLTRIHARYVIRAEDGALIRVDSQGLRHAAPEVMAALMRGERVDPALVYFRTVIRFETAAAAHEALNRSLFLSEGQREPEAVVLRLTRF; this is translated from the coding sequence ATGACCCATTTTGCCGAGTTTCGCGTGCAGGTGGGCAGTCCCGTCATTCTGGGCAATGACGGCTTCGGAGAGGCTCGCATCGTGCCCATCCTGGGCGGCACGGTCAGTGGCCCGGGCCTGGTGGGAACGATCCTGCCGGGTGGGGCCGATGAACAGCGCATCCGCGCCGATGGCCTGACCCGCATCCACGCGCGCTACGTCATCCGGGCGGAAGACGGCGCGCTCATCCGGGTCGATAGCCAGGGTCTGCGCCATGCCGCACCCGAGGTGATGGCGGCGCTGATGCGCGGGGAACGGGTCGATCCGGCCCTTGTCTACTTTCGGACCGTGATCCGGTTCGAAACCGCAGCTGCCGCGCATGAGGCGCTGAACCGAAGTCTGTTCCTGTCAGAGGGCCAGCGTGAGCCTGAAGCCGTGGTCCTTCGGCTGACCCGGTTCTGA
- a CDS encoding helix-turn-helix domain-containing protein encodes MQKTFIGPQLRRLRQERGETQGAMARTLGISASYVNLLENNERSVSVQVLLRLMEEYGVDWRDLADDQTGSILADLRACLQDPIFAGSRPDLAQLRAAVVHAPDLAAALLRLHRAYGSAIDRLSALSQGTLDTTGSPEASVHMIFRRNRNHFRELETAAEGFWQGGPPDRDDIYASLKARLRDRLGVAVRLARVEDMPGALRTYDETRREILLSEALDHPNRSFQLVHMCALMEWRGLLDGLIEKAALPDPSAASRLRVELANYFAAAVLMPYDAFLAEARATKYDFDLMATRFGVSFEQACHRATTLQREGAQGVPFFFLRIDKGGNVTKRFNATEFPLAEYGGACPRLDVHTSFRTPGRIVPQFVEMPDGSRFFVVSRTVDRPSWFRHAQDNRLAVAMGCAIEHASQIGYAEGLSVSTARMTPIGINCRICPRTGCDQRAHQAVIDTRPVDVRRRGATRFDG; translated from the coding sequence ATGCAGAAAACCTTCATCGGCCCCCAGTTGCGTCGCCTGCGTCAGGAACGCGGCGAAACCCAGGGCGCCATGGCGCGCACGCTGGGTATTTCCGCCTCTTACGTCAACCTGCTGGAAAACAACGAAAGATCGGTCTCGGTCCAGGTGCTCCTGCGCCTGATGGAGGAATATGGCGTCGATTGGCGCGACCTCGCCGATGACCAGACCGGCTCGATCCTCGCCGATCTGCGCGCCTGCCTGCAGGACCCGATCTTCGCGGGCAGCCGACCGGACCTCGCACAACTGCGCGCCGCCGTGGTCCATGCGCCCGACCTCGCCGCCGCCTTGCTGCGCCTGCATCGTGCCTATGGCTCGGCGATCGACCGTCTGTCGGCCCTGTCCCAGGGCACGCTCGACACGACCGGCAGCCCCGAAGCTTCGGTTCACATGATCTTCCGCCGCAACCGCAACCATTTCCGCGAGCTGGAAACGGCGGCCGAAGGCTTCTGGCAGGGCGGACCGCCCGACCGTGACGACATCTACGCCAGCCTCAAGGCCCGCCTGCGCGACCGGCTGGGCGTCGCCGTGCGCCTTGCGCGGGTGGAAGACATGCCCGGCGCCCTGCGCACCTATGACGAAACCCGGCGCGAGATCCTTCTGTCCGAGGCGCTCGACCACCCCAACCGCAGCTTCCAGCTCGTCCACATGTGCGCGCTGATGGAATGGCGCGGCCTCTTGGACGGGCTGATCGAAAAAGCCGCCCTTCCCGACCCCTCCGCCGCCAGCCGCCTGCGGGTGGAACTCGCCAACTACTTCGCCGCCGCCGTGCTGATGCCCTACGATGCCTTCCTGGCCGAGGCACGGGCCACGAAATACGACTTCGACCTGATGGCCACCCGCTTCGGCGTCAGCTTCGAACAGGCCTGCCACCGCGCCACCACCTTGCAACGCGAAGGCGCGCAGGGCGTGCCCTTCTTCTTCCTGCGCATCGACAAGGGCGGCAACGTCACCAAGCGCTTCAACGCGACCGAGTTTCCCCTGGCCGAATACGGCGGCGCCTGCCCGCGGCTCGACGTGCACACCTCGTTCCGCACGCCGGGCCGCATCGTGCCGCAATTCGTGGAAATGCCCGACGGCAGCCGCTTCTTCGTCGTCTCGCGCACGGTGGACCGGCCCAGCTGGTTCCGCCACGCGCAGGACAACCGCCTGGCCGTCGCCATGGGCTGCGCCATCGAACACGCCTCCCAGATCGGCTATGCCGAAGGCCTGTCGGTCTCCACCGCCCGCATGACCCCCATCGGCATCAACTGCCGCATCTGCCCGCGCACCGGCTGCGACCAGCGCGCCCACCAGGCGGTCATCGACACCCGCCCCGTCGATGTCCGCCGCCGCGGCGCCACCCGCTTCGACGGCTAG
- a CDS encoding pyridoxal-phosphate-dependent aminotransferase family protein encodes MTFRPGLNHLYIPGPTNVPETVRMAMNVAQQDQRGPEFGAFVLSILSDLKPIFGTTAGRIMLFPGSGTSAWEAAMVNTLSPGDRVLMARHGQFSALWAKMANDLGLDVELVDLPWGAGAPVNEFARRLGADREGKIKAVFVTHNETATGVTSNVAGVRHALDACFHEALLFVDGVSSIGSIPFLMDDWGVDLAVTGSQKGLMAPAGLGILGVSDKAMAASRSNGMRRSFLKFDDYVIQTETGYFPHTPPTPVLHGLREALNRINREGLDNVFARHARLAAGVRAGVAAWGLETCAEHPSLASNTVTAIRTPAGVDAREVIRVGLMRYNTSFGSGLAQLAGKVFRIGHLGDLNEGMCLTALAVAELSLRAAGARVELGAGVAAAQEIYEQGTPAVALAAE; translated from the coding sequence ATGACCTTCCGCCCCGGCCTGAACCACCTTTACATCCCTGGGCCGACCAACGTGCCCGAAACCGTCCGCATGGCGATGAACGTCGCCCAGCAGGATCAACGCGGGCCGGAGTTCGGCGCCTTCGTGCTGTCGATCCTGTCGGACCTGAAGCCGATCTTCGGCACAACCGCGGGCCGGATCATGCTGTTCCCCGGCTCGGGCACATCGGCCTGGGAAGCGGCAATGGTCAACACGCTGTCGCCGGGCGACCGGGTTCTGATGGCGCGGCACGGCCAGTTTTCGGCCCTGTGGGCCAAGATGGCGAACGACCTCGGGCTTGATGTGGAGCTGGTCGATCTGCCCTGGGGCGCGGGCGCGCCGGTGAACGAGTTTGCCCGCCGTCTGGGCGCCGACCGCGAGGGCAAGATCAAGGCGGTGTTCGTCACGCACAACGAGACGGCAACCGGCGTCACCTCGAACGTGGCGGGCGTGCGACATGCGCTGGATGCCTGTTTCCACGAGGCGCTGCTGTTCGTGGACGGCGTGTCGTCCATCGGCTCGATCCCCTTCCTGATGGATGACTGGGGCGTCGATCTTGCCGTGACGGGCAGCCAGAAGGGGCTGATGGCGCCGGCGGGGCTGGGCATTCTGGGGGTGAGCGACAAGGCCATGGCGGCCTCGCGGTCGAACGGGATGCGGCGCAGCTTCCTGAAGTTCGACGATTATGTGATTCAGACCGAGACCGGCTATTTCCCGCATACCCCGCCGACCCCGGTGCTGCATGGCCTGCGCGAGGCGCTGAACCGCATCAACCGCGAGGGGTTGGACAATGTGTTCGCCCGCCATGCGCGGCTGGCCGCCGGGGTGCGGGCCGGGGTTGCGGCCTGGGGGCTGGAGACCTGTGCCGAGCATCCCTCGCTTGCCTCGAACACCGTGACCGCCATCCGGACGCCGGCTGGCGTGGACGCGCGCGAGGTGATCCGCGTCGGGCTGATGCGCTACAACACCTCGTTCGGGTCGGGGCTGGCGCAGCTTGCCGGCAAGGTGTTCCGCATTGGGCATCTGGGCGATCTGAACGAAGGCATGTGCCTGACCGCGCTGGCGGTGGCCGAACTGTCGCTGCGCGCGGCGGGGGCGCGGGTGGAGCTGGGCGCGGGGGTGGCCGCGGCGCAGGAAATCTATGAACAGGGAACCCCGGCGGTTGCCCTGGCGGCGGAGTAA
- the glpK gene encoding glycerol kinase GlpK: protein MTYILAIDQGTTSTRAIVFDPALRVIASAQQEFPQHFPASGWVEHDPADLWSTTAATARAAIEKAGLHGPDIAAIGITNQRETTLVWDRATGEPIHRAIVWQDRRTAPTCDRLRAEGLEATITARTGLLLDPYFSATKVAWILDHVEGARARAARGELAFGTVDSWLIWNLTGGKVHATDATNAARTMLYDIGRGQWDEDICRALDIPLSLLPEVRDCAAPFGTTRPDLFGHPIPILGVAGDQQAATVGQACFAPGMMKSTYGTGCFALLNTGSDMVASKNRLLTTIAYQLDGKPTYALEGSIFIAGAVVQWLRDGLKIIRSASETQPLAETADPSQRVILVPAFTGLGAPYWRPDCRGAIFGLTRNSGPAELARAALESVGFQTRDLLEAMRADWTAAAQGVLRVDGGMSASDWAMQFLSDIIGAEVDRPQVLETTALGAAWLAGMQAGLCPGPEAFARSWALDRRFLPAMPAAERAEAYARWQRAVHATMQA, encoded by the coding sequence ATGACCTATATCCTCGCCATCGACCAGGGCACCACCTCGACCCGGGCCATCGTCTTCGACCCCGCCCTCAGGGTCATCGCCTCCGCCCAGCAGGAGTTTCCCCAGCACTTTCCGGCCTCCGGCTGGGTGGAACACGACCCGGCGGACCTGTGGTCCACCACCGCCGCCACCGCCCGCGCCGCCATCGAAAAGGCCGGCCTCCACGGCCCCGACATCGCCGCCATCGGCATCACCAACCAGCGCGAGACCACCCTGGTCTGGGACCGCGCGACCGGCGAGCCCATCCACCGCGCCATCGTCTGGCAGGACCGCCGCACCGCCCCCACCTGCGACCGCCTCCGCGCCGAGGGGCTGGAGGCCACGATCACCGCCCGCACAGGCCTGCTTCTGGACCCCTACTTCTCTGCCACCAAGGTCGCCTGGATCCTCGACCACGTCGAAGGCGCCCGCGCCCGCGCCGCCCGGGGCGAGCTGGCCTTCGGCACCGTGGACAGTTGGCTGATCTGGAACCTGACCGGAGGAAAGGTCCACGCCACCGACGCCACCAACGCCGCCCGGACCATGCTCTACGACATCGGCCGGGGGCAGTGGGACGAAGACATCTGCCGGGCGCTCGACATCCCCCTGTCCCTCTTGCCCGAGGTCCGCGACTGTGCCGCCCCCTTCGGCACCACGCGCCCCGACCTCTTCGGCCACCCCATCCCGATCCTCGGCGTCGCCGGCGACCAGCAGGCCGCCACCGTGGGCCAGGCCTGCTTTGCCCCCGGCATGATGAAGTCCACCTACGGCACCGGCTGCTTTGCCCTCCTGAACACCGGGTCGGACATGGTGGCCTCGAAGAACCGGCTCCTGACCACCATCGCCTACCAGCTGGACGGCAAGCCGACCTACGCCCTCGAAGGCTCGATCTTCATCGCCGGCGCCGTGGTCCAGTGGCTGCGCGACGGGCTGAAGATCATCCGCTCGGCCTCCGAGACCCAGCCCCTCGCCGAAACCGCCGACCCGAGCCAGCGGGTCATCCTGGTGCCCGCCTTCACCGGCCTCGGCGCGCCCTACTGGCGGCCCGACTGCCGCGGCGCGATCTTCGGGCTGACCCGCAATTCCGGCCCCGCCGAACTCGCTCGCGCCGCCCTGGAAAGCGTGGGCTTCCAGACGCGCGACCTTCTGGAGGCCATGCGCGCCGACTGGACCGCCGCCGCCCAGGGCGTCCTGCGGGTTGACGGCGGCATGTCGGCCAGCGACTGGGCCATGCAGTTCCTCTCCGACATCATCGGGGCCGAGGTGGACCGGCCGCAGGTGCTGGAGACCACGGCCCTGGGTGCCGCATGGCTGGCCGGGATGCAGGCAGGCCTTTGCCCCGGACCAGAGGCGTTCGCCCGAAGCTGGGCCCTGGACCGGCGCTTCCTTCCGGCCATGCCCGCCGCCGAACGCGCCGAGGCCTATGCCCGCTGGCAACGGGCCGTCCACGCCACGATGCAGGCGTGA